One Pyrus communis chromosome 4, drPyrComm1.1, whole genome shotgun sequence genomic region harbors:
- the LOC137732739 gene encoding uncharacterized protein: MVVVVEEDCFDLGMVVGDDFFDLLNVVVEDYSDLVEVVVDGCSEVVELVGDCFNHVMVVEDCFDQVNVVAVDYSLVVVDCSDLVVVVDCSDSVVEVDCSDLVVVVDCLDGVAVDCSDLVMLVAVDCSDLVMVVAVDYYEVVVLVEDCFNLAKVLGLGCSNLVMVLVVDCSKVVALVEDYFVLVMGLMMEFSEVVLLAEDCSVLVVALSLVLVLALALTLVLVLELVLALVLVSVSVLVLVLALALVFDLVVGVGGGIDVGVGIGVGAGVRVGVGIAGGFFLGGVGVGG; encoded by the exons atggtggtggtggtggaggaagaTTGTTTCGACCTGGGGATGGTGGTGGGGGATGATTTTTTTGACTTATTAAATGTGGTGGTGGAGGATTATTCAGAtttggtggaggtggtggtggatgGATGTTCTGAGGTAGTGGAACTTGTGGGGGATTGTTTCAACCACGTGATGGTTGTGGAGGACTGTTTTGACCAGGTAAACGTGGTGGCGGTGGATTATTCTTTGGTGGTGGTGGATTGTTCCgacttggtggtggtggtggattgTTCCGACTCGGTGGTGGAGGTGGATTGTTCcgatttggtggtggtggtggattgTTTGGATGGGGTGGCGGTGGATTGTTCTGACTTGGTGATGTTGGTGGCGGTGGATTGTTCCGActtggtgatggtggtggcggtggattATTATGAGGTGGTGGTGCTCGTTGAGGATTGTTTCAACCTGGCGAAGGTGCTAGGGCTGGGTTGCTCAAACTTGGTGATGGTGTTGGTGGTAGATTGTTCAAAGGTGGTGGCGCTTGTGGAGGATTATTTCGTCCTGGTGATGGGGCTAATGATGGAATTTTCTGAGGTGGTACTGCTTGCGGAGGATTGTTCTGTCCTGGTGGTGGCGTTGtcgttggtgttggtgttggcgTTGGCATTAACATTGGTGCTAGTGTTAGAGTTGGTGTTGGCGTTGGTGTTGGTGTCGGTGTcggtgttggtgttggtgttggcgTTGGCGCTGGTGTTTGACTTGGT TGTCGGTGTCGGTGGTGGCATTGACGTTGGTGTTGGCATTGGAGTTGGAGCTGGTGTTAGAGTTGGTGTTGGTATTGCTGGCGGATTCTTTCTAGGTGGTGTTGGTGTTGGCGGTTGA
- the LOC137732219 gene encoding early nodulin-75-like, producing the protein MSPNYLLVFLVGVVVFTTSTPSLALKPPIHKPPSHNPSNHKTPTPLNKEEPFPFPEKKPPTQHNEPLKGKGEKPPPKHKPPHNEHHLLEVEGKIPEGQKPPQEHNQPPKGQKPPQGHKKAPQEHTEDPGFEKPPPEHKPGQPSDEPPKRGPPGHTPGIGHPGDEPPKKGEKPPPEHKPGHPGDQESQKGEKPPLKNKGTAGHDEPPKGKKPPPEHKPPHNEQNTGRRLLEAESLDGKLPPKGKKPKLPPKGKPPTPLEHNDDGDHKPFPEHNPKPKPVEQPPKGKGDKPPKGKGDEPPHHDRHLEENVVEEGRDSYHKPPRKLKPPTGTGKKPPTRPVKPPQKPPHKPPFPN; encoded by the coding sequence ATGTCTCCCAATTACTTGCTAGTTTTTCTTGTCGGAGTGGTGGTTTTCACCACTTCAACTCCTTCTCTTGCCCTGAAACCCCCAATTCACAAGCCTCCTTCCCACAACCCATCAAATCACAAGACTCCAACCCCACTTAACAAGGAAGAGCCTTTCCCATTCCCAGAGAAGAAGCCCCCAACCCAACATAACGAGCCCCTCAAGGGCAAAGGAGAGAAGCCTCCACCCAAGCACAAGCCACCACACAATGAACACCACTTGCTAGAGGTGGAAGGCAAAATTCCCGAGGGACAAAAGCCACCACAAGAGCACAATCAGCCTCCAAAGGGACAAAAGCCACCACAAGGGCACAAAAAGGCACCCCAAGAGCACACTGAGGATCCAGGGTTTGAGAAACCGCCACCAGAGCACAAACCAGGACAGCCAAGTGATGAGCCACCGAAGAGAGGACCACCAGGACATACCCCAGGTATTGGACACCCAGGTGACGAGCCACCGAAGAAAGGAGAGAAGCCACCGCCCGAGCACAAACCAGGACACCCAGGTGATCAGGAATCCCAAAAAGGAGAAAAGCCACCACTGAAGAACAAAGGAACCGCAGGTCATGATGAACCTCCCAAGGGTAAGAAGCCACCACCGGAGCACAAGCCGCCTCACAATGAACAAAACACCGGACGTCGTTTATTAGAGGCAGAGTCATTGGATGGGAAATTGCCTCCTAAGGGAAAGAAGCCAAAGCTACCTCCAAAAGGCAAGCCACCAACCCCACTTGAACATAATGACGATGGAGATCACAAGCCATTCCCCGAACACAACCCAAAACCAAAGCCAGTTGAGCAGCCTCCAAAGGGTAAGGGAGATAAGCCACCGAAGGGTAAGGGAGATGAGCCACCTCATCATGATCGTCATCTTGAAGAGAATGTGGTGGAGGAGGGAAGAGACTCATATCACAAGCCACCTCGGAAACTAAAACCCCCAACTGGTACTGGAAAGAAGCCCCCAACTCGCCCTGTCAAGCCACCTCAAAAACCACCACACAAGCCTCCATTTCCCAACTaa